Proteins encoded together in one Marispirochaeta sp. window:
- a CDS encoding transposase: protein MQKYSSEEQATHLAAWRSSGLSGQAYCREHDIVSTTFYSWVKAEKKRTARESASSPLLVKVQPNKHTIGNSSAGICIERRDVRIHLPADIGIESLKSVLMLLGAIDAA from the coding sequence ATGCAGAAATACAGCAGTGAAGAACAAGCAACCCATTTAGCGGCATGGCGTTCAAGCGGTCTGAGCGGCCAGGCATATTGCCGTGAACATGACATTGTTTCAACGACCTTCTACAGTTGGGTAAAAGCCGAGAAGAAACGTACTGCCAGAGAATCAGCATCTTCGCCATTGCTGGTAAAAGTACAGCCGAATAAGCACACAATCGGTAACTCTTCAGCAGGTATCTGTATTGAACGTCGGGATGTTCGTATCCATCTACCGGCTGATATCGGGATAGAATCATTAAAAAGTGTCCTGATGCTCCTTGGAGCCATCGATGCTGCTTGA
- a CDS encoding glycosyltransferase family 4 protein, which translates to MGKNIGFMSFRISGTDGVSLETKKWTHILERMGHHCFYMAGELDTPPAVSFIAPEAHFQTEEIKEIYRECYNNQFRPPKLTKKLHLYRERLKDEIAAFIKKFSLDVLIPENTLTIPLNIPLGMAITETIAETGIPTIAHHHDFFWERKRFLRNCVWDYFNACFPPHLGNIQHVVINSSAQNQLALRTGINSTLIPNVMDYATPAPGIDEWNRDVRKAFAINDDELLILQPTRVVQRKGIEHAIELVARLGRKAALVISHASGDEGYEYQQRVHDYADLMKIRAIFVDDLIREKREYTADGRKTYTLYDVYPYADLVTYPSIFEGFGNAFLEAVYFRRPIMVNNYSIYSHDIKPKGFEVIEMDEYLSDRIVQLTREILGDPDRVRRMAETNYTIARKYYSYEMAEEALHFLMKTFFGA; encoded by the coding sequence ATGGGAAAAAACATCGGATTCATGTCCTTTAGAATTTCCGGCACCGACGGTGTTTCTTTGGAGACAAAAAAATGGACCCACATTCTGGAGCGCATGGGACACCACTGCTTTTATATGGCCGGGGAGCTTGATACCCCTCCTGCCGTTTCCTTTATTGCACCGGAGGCTCATTTCCAGACAGAGGAAATCAAGGAGATCTACCGGGAGTGCTACAACAATCAGTTTCGGCCGCCAAAGCTTACCAAGAAACTTCACCTGTATCGTGAACGACTGAAAGATGAAATAGCCGCCTTTATAAAGAAGTTCTCCCTTGATGTGCTGATTCCGGAGAATACCCTGACGATTCCCCTCAATATTCCCCTGGGAATGGCGATTACCGAGACTATTGCCGAAACCGGTATTCCCACCATCGCCCATCATCACGATTTCTTCTGGGAACGAAAACGGTTTTTGCGTAACTGCGTCTGGGACTATTTTAATGCCTGTTTCCCCCCCCACCTGGGCAACATCCAGCATGTAGTCATTAACTCTTCGGCACAAAACCAGCTGGCCCTGCGAACCGGCATTAACTCCACCCTGATACCCAATGTTATGGACTATGCCACCCCCGCCCCGGGAATCGACGAATGGAACAGGGATGTCCGAAAGGCTTTTGCCATTAACGATGACGAACTGCTGATCCTTCAGCCTACCCGGGTGGTACAGCGCAAAGGGATAGAACACGCCATAGAACTTGTTGCCCGGCTCGGCCGCAAGGCCGCCCTGGTTATATCCCATGCCTCCGGAGACGAAGGGTATGAGTACCAGCAGAGGGTCCACGACTATGCCGATCTTATGAAGATCCGGGCCATCTTCGTGGACGACCTGATCCGGGAAAAACGGGAATACACCGCCGACGGGCGCAAGACCTATACCCTCTACGACGTCTACCCCTATGCCGACCTGGTAACCTATCCGTCGATCTTCGAGGGCTTCGGGAATGCCTTTCTGGAAGCCGTCTATTTCCGGCGGCCCATTATGGTAAACAACTACTCAATCTATTCCCACGATATAAAGCCCAAGGGTTTCGAGGTTATAGAGATGGATGAGTATCTGTCGGACAGGATCGTGCAGCTTACCAGGGAGATCCTGGGCGATCCCGACAGGGTCAGGCGCATGGCGGAGACAAACTATACAATAGCCCGCAAGTACTACTCGTATGAAATGGCAGAAGAGGCTCTCCATTTCCTTATGAAAACCTTTTTCGGCGCATGA
- a CDS encoding LysR family transcriptional regulator: MDKAIDFEWYKVFYEVAHRGSVSGAAADLAVSQPAVSQSIRNLEQAFGTRLFHRRSRGVELTETGRKLYSYVRESYRLLKMGERAVLELLDLSAVSLLIGAPEDLGTYLLTPLFQQFRQRHPAVVLQTKILNNDDVVRGVTEGALEAGFVSLPVETGPLEVLEFMQVEDVFIAGPEFAGLQGKKIGVDEIMKLPMAAPSEKSSSRRILNNFLNVSHEWAPVYETDGVEGIRRFAAAGLGIGFLPREVLQGSPREDGLFALNVEKELTPRNVCFIYRRDIPSASGVELMLDLIRAHEAQL; the protein is encoded by the coding sequence ATGGATAAAGCAATTGATTTCGAATGGTATAAGGTGTTCTATGAGGTGGCCCACCGGGGAAGTGTATCGGGAGCGGCGGCAGACCTTGCGGTGAGTCAGCCGGCGGTCAGCCAAAGTATCCGCAACCTCGAGCAGGCCTTCGGAACCCGGCTTTTCCATCGACGTTCACGGGGAGTAGAGCTTACAGAAACTGGGAGGAAGCTCTACTCCTACGTGCGTGAATCCTACCGTCTTTTAAAGATGGGGGAGAGGGCTGTTCTGGAGCTGCTGGATCTTTCCGCTGTGAGCCTCCTTATCGGCGCACCCGAGGACCTGGGAACCTATCTATTAACGCCTCTTTTCCAACAGTTTCGGCAGCGTCACCCTGCAGTCGTTCTGCAGACGAAGATCCTGAATAATGATGATGTTGTACGGGGTGTAACTGAAGGCGCCCTTGAAGCCGGTTTTGTGTCCCTGCCGGTGGAAACCGGTCCGCTTGAAGTTCTGGAGTTTATGCAGGTCGAGGATGTCTTTATCGCCGGTCCTGAGTTTGCAGGGCTTCAGGGGAAAAAAATCGGTGTCGATGAGATTATGAAACTGCCAATGGCAGCACCCTCTGAGAAAAGCAGCTCCCGGCGCATACTGAACAATTTTCTGAATGTCTCCCACGAATGGGCCCCGGTCTATGAAACGGACGGCGTGGAAGGCATCCGTCGCTTCGCTGCTGCGGGACTTGGAATCGGTTTCCTGCCCAGGGAGGTTCTGCAGGGGTCTCCACGGGAGGACGGGCTTTTCGCGCTGAATGTGGAAAAGGAGCTTACCCCGAGAAATGTCTGTTTTATCTACCGCCGGGACATACCCTCGGCGAGCGGGGTTGAGCTTATGCTGGACCTGATCAGGGCTCATGAAGCCCAATTATAA
- a CDS encoding adenylyltransferase/cytidyltransferase family protein yields MNRRVLVFGTFDLLHQGHRYFLSQARHFGETLIAVVARDDFVRQRKEHAPVDPMEKRMQILEETGLADEVYPADKEIGSYHILKKTSPDVICLGYDQRELKTNLEEWLEVHHKPLEIHVLPPFNEHIYKTTLLRAQQNE; encoded by the coding sequence GTGAATAGACGAGTGCTGGTCTTCGGCACCTTTGACCTGCTTCATCAAGGACACCGATATTTTCTCTCCCAGGCACGGCATTTCGGCGAGACTCTGATCGCCGTTGTAGCCAGGGATGATTTTGTCCGGCAGCGCAAAGAACACGCCCCGGTTGATCCAATGGAAAAACGCATGCAGATTCTCGAAGAAACCGGCCTTGCAGACGAAGTCTACCCCGCAGATAAAGAGATCGGCAGCTACCATATCCTGAAAAAAACCAGCCCGGATGTTATCTGCCTGGGATATGATCAGCGGGAACTGAAAACCAACCTTGAAGAGTGGCTGGAAGTCCACCACAAACCTCTGGAAATACATGTTCTGCCGCCCTTTAACGAACATATCTACAAGACGACGCTGCTCAGGGCGCAACAGAACGAATAA
- the pyrF gene encoding orotidine-5'-phosphate decarboxylase codes for MSIEGKSFFRLLEERIAASASLLCVGLDPRVEPGKNAARKIMNENRCLIDATAEYTACYKPNIAFYETHGPAGIEALEETLRLIPEDIPVILDAKRGDIGATAEAYAALVFDRLKVGAVTLSPYMGKSSAEPFLKYSNKGFFFLCRTSNPGAERLQELTVGSSGGDPLYIKVADEVNGWSTGSGVVVAGNDPASLAAVRRRFPEIWILAPGIGAQGGSVEEAVTAGIARGGSRLLPVVARGISGAKDPTEAAREFRDSINRAREMTLRNGVGSKAPSRSREYRKEEIFQGLVDTGCFRLGSFTLKSGLVSPFYLDLRRISSSPRLMRQVARAYASILPDQRDHKIQRLAGIPVAALPFATAISLETDIPMIYPRMNAKGHGTGNTVEGAWSSGERVVLVDDLITTGKSKIEAAEILRGEGLVMEDLVVLLERGKQGRKDMERNGIRLHSYARAEELFQYLLDRGIIGQNKFDELVAFIAD; via the coding sequence ATGAGCATAGAGGGTAAAAGCTTTTTCCGCCTGCTGGAAGAACGAATCGCCGCCTCGGCTTCTCTGTTATGTGTTGGTCTTGATCCCAGAGTTGAACCTGGAAAAAATGCTGCCCGGAAGATCATGAATGAAAATCGCTGTTTGATTGATGCCACTGCCGAATACACCGCCTGCTATAAACCGAATATCGCCTTTTATGAGACCCATGGTCCGGCGGGAATCGAAGCCCTGGAAGAGACCCTCAGGCTTATCCCTGAGGACATTCCGGTGATCCTGGATGCCAAGCGCGGGGATATCGGGGCCACTGCCGAAGCCTACGCTGCTCTCGTTTTCGACAGGCTGAAGGTCGGGGCGGTAACCTTGAGCCCCTATATGGGGAAAAGTTCCGCCGAGCCGTTTTTAAAATACAGTAATAAAGGGTTCTTTTTTCTCTGCCGCACCTCCAATCCCGGAGCGGAGCGTCTGCAGGAACTCACCGTCGGCAGTTCCGGAGGTGATCCCCTGTACATTAAGGTTGCCGATGAGGTCAACGGCTGGTCCACCGGTTCGGGGGTGGTGGTAGCAGGAAATGATCCCGCCAGCCTTGCCGCTGTCCGGCGTCGCTTTCCCGAAATCTGGATCCTGGCCCCCGGAATCGGCGCCCAGGGAGGCAGTGTAGAAGAGGCGGTGACTGCCGGAATAGCCCGGGGAGGTTCCCGGCTGCTTCCCGTAGTTGCCCGGGGTATTTCTGGAGCAAAGGACCCGACGGAAGCGGCCAGGGAGTTCCGGGACAGCATAAACCGTGCCCGGGAGATGACCCTGAGAAACGGTGTCGGATCCAAGGCCCCTTCCCGCTCCAGGGAGTACCGTAAGGAGGAGATCTTCCAGGGTCTGGTAGACACCGGTTGTTTTCGCCTGGGGAGCTTTACTCTCAAGTCCGGCCTTGTCTCTCCCTTCTACCTTGATTTGCGACGTATCTCCTCATCTCCCCGCCTTATGCGCCAAGTAGCGAGGGCTTACGCTTCGATACTCCCGGATCAGCGGGACCATAAAATCCAGCGTCTGGCGGGTATTCCTGTGGCGGCCCTGCCCTTTGCTACTGCCATCTCCCTGGAAACGGATATCCCCATGATTTATCCGCGGATGAATGCAAAAGGGCATGGCACCGGTAATACTGTGGAAGGGGCCTGGTCCTCCGGTGAACGTGTCGTATTGGTTGATGATTTGATTACAACCGGAAAGAGCAAGATTGAGGCGGCGGAGATTCTGCGCGGCGAGGGGCTGGTGATGGAAGATCTGGTGGTTCTGCTGGAACGCGGAAAACAGGGCAGGAAAGATATGGAACGTAACGGTATTCGTCTGCACTCCTATGCCCGGGCGGAGGAACTTTTTCAGTATCTTCTTGACCGCGGTATAATCGGGCAAAACAAGTTCGATGAACTTGTGGCCTTTATAGCCGATTAG
- a CDS encoding sugar phosphorylase translates to MSESVRELVGFIYGPEKEEAVCSSLLERVKKRVARITAPPTRGEGNLPLDEADSFMITYGDQFRRPGTLPLECLKEFCEEKLTGVLSGVHILPFFPYTSDDGFSIADYTKVHPDWGGWKQVSGIGTSFKLMSDLVLNHCSASHRWFKGFLEDDPRYRDFFISVDPDTDLSTIVRPRALPLLTPFETAAGTKHVWTTFSADQVDLNFACPDVLIEMIDVFLFHVQMGVQVIRLDAIAYLWKEIGHPSIHHPKTHAVVRLFRAIVEEYVPWVIILTETNVPHKENISYFGTGDDEAHMIYQFSLPPLTLDAFRREDAGHLRDWAATLPPVDGRTTYFNFLASHDGVGVTPAHGILSDQELEGLIRSVEERGGLVSYKAVKEGKVPYELNINYRDAVAGDQTEPRQTAAQFIAAQSILLAMPGVPGIYVHSLIGSGNWSEGVKETGMNRTINRRKLQLDQVLQELSDPASLEARIFKGYTNMLKVRRERPAFHPASPFLVLKADGPVFGLLRGDEERGRVVCLVNSSSRPAQWKVDPAAKLKGVLTDCINGGSFTVAAGSITLEPFQVLWLETMT, encoded by the coding sequence ATGTCTGAGTCTGTTCGTGAGCTTGTTGGGTTTATCTATGGTCCTGAAAAAGAAGAAGCGGTTTGCTCATCCCTCCTGGAGCGGGTAAAAAAACGGGTCGCCAGGATCACTGCCCCCCCAACCCGGGGAGAGGGTAATCTTCCCCTGGATGAAGCCGACTCTTTCATGATTACCTATGGTGATCAGTTCCGGCGGCCGGGTACGCTTCCGCTGGAATGTCTCAAGGAGTTTTGTGAGGAAAAACTCACCGGAGTTCTTTCCGGAGTCCATATACTGCCCTTTTTTCCCTATACCTCCGACGACGGCTTTTCCATAGCGGATTACACGAAAGTCCACCCTGACTGGGGAGGCTGGAAACAGGTGTCGGGAATCGGTACCTCTTTTAAGCTGATGTCCGATCTTGTACTTAACCACTGTTCCGCTTCGCACCGCTGGTTCAAGGGCTTTCTGGAGGACGATCCCCGGTACCGGGATTTTTTTATCAGCGTGGATCCCGATACTGATCTCTCCACGATAGTCCGACCCCGGGCGCTGCCACTCTTAACACCTTTTGAGACTGCCGCGGGAACGAAGCATGTCTGGACCACCTTCTCCGCAGACCAGGTAGACCTGAACTTTGCCTGCCCCGATGTTTTGATCGAGATGATCGATGTATTCCTTTTCCATGTGCAGATGGGAGTCCAGGTTATCCGGCTGGACGCCATTGCCTACCTCTGGAAAGAAATCGGACACCCCAGCATCCACCATCCCAAAACCCATGCGGTGGTTCGGCTTTTCAGGGCTATCGTGGAGGAGTACGTCCCATGGGTGATTATCCTTACCGAAACCAATGTGCCCCACAAGGAGAATATCTCCTACTTCGGTACCGGAGACGACGAGGCCCACATGATCTACCAGTTCAGCCTGCCCCCTCTTACCCTGGACGCTTTCCGGCGGGAGGATGCCGGGCATCTGAGGGACTGGGCTGCCACTTTACCGCCGGTGGACGGCCGGACAACCTATTTTAATTTTCTTGCCTCCCATGACGGAGTAGGGGTAACCCCGGCTCACGGAATTCTGAGTGACCAGGAGCTTGAGGGGCTGATCCGGAGCGTTGAAGAACGGGGAGGCCTGGTCTCATACAAGGCCGTCAAAGAAGGAAAAGTCCCTTACGAGCTGAACATCAACTATCGTGATGCGGTAGCCGGAGACCAGACTGAGCCGCGGCAGACAGCGGCTCAGTTCATTGCCGCCCAGTCTATTCTTCTTGCCATGCCGGGGGTCCCGGGAATCTATGTCCACAGCCTTATCGGTTCGGGCAACTGGAGCGAGGGGGTAAAGGAAACCGGCATGAACCGGACCATAAACCGCCGGAAGCTCCAGCTTGACCAGGTTCTGCAGGAGCTCTCTGATCCGGCATCCCTGGAGGCACGCATTTTTAAAGGATATACAAACATGCTGAAGGTACGGCGGGAACGGCCTGCCTTCCATCCCGCTTCCCCCTTTCTGGTGCTCAAAGCCGACGGTCCTGTCTTTGGGCTGCTCCGGGGCGACGAGGAAAGGGGCAGGGTCGTATGCCTGGTAAATTCCTCATCCCGGCCGGCCCAGTGGAAAGTAGATCCTGCGGCGAAACTGAAAGGCGTGCTGACGGACTGCATAAACGGCGGCAGTTTTACTGTGGCTGCCGGCAGTATAACGCTCGAGCCTTTCCAGGTACTGTGGCTTGAAACTATGACTTAA
- a CDS encoding PAS domain S-box protein, with protein sequence MSKTIDSGEILQGYQRQEAHILFSGVILKIIEEISDGFLIMDQNRDILFFNEVLLTKTGWRSMDIFTRKEEFLSYLDIKPGEETKKRIEIPDTDGESRFFQLNSFSVQSQEGGYTLISLVSVAAQDYTDPEGYRERYDLLFNNLQEAFFTTDLDGRILSVNPSFCDFFGYSLDLVPETMDQLYASSDSLEEKIDCLKNYTLCRDYETAVLCADGVLKRVLDTSWVNYDPEGHPEGFTTHLKDVSYLKNIESRLMISEKNFTTLFETILSSIVIVDPLGMILNMNSAAEKAYGYTWEEIFGEHFDAVFRTDKKSPSFSKLASIVDRNEGHYIDPEAVRKCKDGEIKYTYASYSAIKDATGELIAYSVVEKDLTERMNLEKKLKETIASLKKTQSAAIMGFAKLTEYRDKSTGKHLERIREYTRVLAAKLRDLPQYRDYITDDYLEDIYISAILHDVGKVGIEDQILLKNGPLSEEEFKKIREHVVLGGEALRDVERQMQQESFLTIGKEIAYYHHERWDGKGYPEGRKGQEIPLSARIVALVDVYDALTSRRPYKEAIAHEEAVEMIRQERGKHFDPQIVDIFVENQEVFLRIKRFVEFEENPASIHDLLQRSNGEEAKLDEAR encoded by the coding sequence GTGAGTAAGACTATTGATTCCGGGGAAATCTTACAGGGTTACCAGAGACAGGAGGCCCATATTCTTTTTTCAGGGGTTATTCTAAAAATTATCGAAGAGATCTCGGACGGTTTTCTGATCATGGATCAGAACCGGGATATCCTGTTCTTCAATGAAGTCCTTTTGACTAAAACAGGTTGGCGCAGCATGGATATCTTTACCCGCAAGGAAGAGTTTCTCTCCTATCTGGACATTAAACCTGGAGAGGAGACGAAAAAACGGATCGAAATTCCGGATACTGACGGCGAATCCCGCTTTTTTCAGTTGAATTCCTTCTCTGTGCAGTCCCAGGAGGGCGGCTATACACTGATCAGTCTGGTCTCTGTCGCTGCCCAGGATTATACGGATCCCGAAGGATATCGGGAGCGTTACGATCTTCTTTTTAATAATCTTCAAGAGGCCTTTTTTACCACTGATCTTGATGGGCGTATTCTTTCGGTAAATCCCAGTTTTTGCGATTTTTTTGGTTATTCCCTTGATCTGGTCCCGGAAACCATGGATCAGCTTTACGCGTCTTCGGACAGTCTGGAAGAAAAGATCGATTGCCTGAAGAATTACACCCTGTGCCGGGATTATGAAACAGCCGTGCTTTGTGCCGATGGAGTGTTGAAACGTGTTCTTGATACCTCCTGGGTGAACTATGATCCCGAAGGGCATCCCGAAGGATTCACTACCCACTTGAAGGATGTTTCCTATCTTAAAAACATCGAATCCAGACTGATGATCTCGGAGAAGAATTTTACCACCCTCTTTGAAACGATCCTCTCATCAATTGTCATTGTAGATCCTCTGGGAATGATACTTAACATGAACTCCGCTGCCGAGAAGGCCTACGGATATACCTGGGAAGAGATTTTCGGTGAGCATTTTGACGCTGTTTTCCGGACGGACAAAAAATCGCCCTCCTTCTCCAAGCTGGCCTCCATCGTTGATCGCAATGAAGGGCATTACATAGATCCCGAGGCTGTGCGCAAGTGCAAGGACGGAGAGATAAAATATACCTACGCCTCCTATTCCGCCATAAAGGACGCTACCGGTGAACTGATCGCCTATTCCGTGGTGGAAAAAGATCTGACCGAAAGGATGAACCTGGAGAAGAAACTCAAGGAGACCATCGCAAGCCTGAAAAAGACCCAGTCGGCGGCTATTATGGGGTTTGCCAAGCTTACCGAGTACCGTGACAAGAGTACCGGGAAACATCTTGAGAGAATCAGGGAGTACACCAGGGTCCTGGCGGCAAAGCTCAGGGATCTGCCGCAGTACAGGGATTACATCACCGATGACTACCTGGAGGATATCTACATATCCGCGATCCTCCACGATGTAGGCAAGGTGGGTATTGAAGACCAGATCCTCTTGAAGAACGGTCCCCTCTCCGAAGAGGAGTTCAAAAAGATCCGGGAGCATGTAGTCCTGGGCGGCGAAGCGCTGCGGGATGTAGAACGTCAGATGCAGCAGGAGTCCTTTCTGACTATCGGAAAAGAGATTGCCTACTATCACCACGAGCGCTGGGACGGTAAGGGGTATCCGGAAGGAAGAAAAGGACAGGAAATACCCCTTTCTGCCAGGATTGTCGCGCTTGTGGATGTGTATGATGCACTGACCAGCCGACGGCCGTATAAAGAGGCCATCGCCCATGAAGAGGCTGTGGAGATGATACGCCAGGAACGTGGCAAGCATTTTGATCCCCAGATAGTTGATATCTTCGTGGAGAACCAGGAGGTTTTCTTGCGGATTAAACGCTTTGTCGAATTTGAGGAAAACCCGGCATCCATCCATGATCTGCTGCAGCGTTCCAACGGGGAAGAAGCAAAGCTTGACGAAGCAAGATGA
- a CDS encoding OmpA family protein, with amino-acid sequence MDQKLYVQIENKSLIPFFEPARDSFRELTLTTIQDYQRTAIVTIYTRDAAGRNVQLKQYTVKSIPKAKAGEPKIGLNTRTRGYRKIDIELSLNGKPVITDRIKLPGTGRRLLVILLILLFVLLLAGGGYYLLTLLQHGSGQADSIGASRTTAPRTPAVTREPPALDRASTPAPAPEASTEKPETSPAESSVETAVEELPREDRAAQPAVPPEPLQRVFYFTPDSAVLTGETEAALDRLIPELRRYSDAPIEISGHCAPHGTEQGRQELSELRAERVAQYLRRSGIEIAQNRVQGLGAQAPVTMDSEEQHLNRRVEIIIGTRED; translated from the coding sequence GTGGATCAAAAACTCTATGTACAAATTGAAAATAAAAGCCTGATCCCTTTTTTCGAACCCGCCAGGGACAGCTTTCGGGAATTGACTCTGACTACGATACAGGACTACCAGCGGACCGCCATCGTCACCATCTATACCCGGGATGCCGCAGGCCGCAACGTACAACTGAAACAGTACACTGTCAAGTCCATACCAAAGGCCAAAGCCGGGGAACCGAAGATAGGGCTCAATACCCGCACGAGGGGATACAGAAAAATCGACATTGAACTCAGTTTGAACGGCAAGCCGGTTATTACCGACAGGATAAAGCTGCCTGGTACAGGACGACGGCTGTTAGTCATACTCCTGATCCTGCTTTTCGTACTGCTGCTGGCGGGAGGTGGATACTACCTTTTAACACTCCTGCAGCATGGGTCCGGACAGGCAGACTCCATCGGCGCCAGCCGGACCACGGCACCCCGTACTCCGGCTGTAACGCGCGAGCCGCCTGCCCTTGATAGAGCCTCTACTCCTGCCCCGGCACCAGAGGCCTCTACGGAGAAACCGGAGACTTCTCCTGCGGAGTCTTCCGTTGAAACTGCAGTCGAGGAACTGCCGCGGGAGGACAGGGCAGCTCAGCCTGCCGTCCCGCCGGAACCGCTGCAGCGGGTGTTCTATTTTACCCCGGACAGTGCAGTATTGACCGGAGAAACGGAAGCGGCCCTGGATAGACTGATTCCCGAGCTGCGCCGTTATTCCGACGCTCCCATCGAAATTTCCGGCCACTGCGCCCCCCACGGTACCGAACAGGGCCGGCAGGAACTCTCAGAGCTCAGGGCCGAAAGGGTCGCTCAATATCTGCGGCGCAGCGGAATAGAAATAGCGCAAAACCGTGTCCAGGGTCTGGGAGCCCAGGCCCCTGTCACAATGGACAGCGAAGAACAGCACCTTAACCGGCGGGTAGAGATTATAATCGGAACCCGGGAAGATTAA
- the tnpB gene encoding IS66 family insertion sequence element accessory protein TnpB (TnpB, as the term is used for proteins encoded by IS66 family insertion elements, is considered an accessory protein, since TnpC, encoded by a neighboring gene, is a DDE family transposase.) yields the protein MLLDLSTIEIYVRPGHTDMRKAINGLTVMVQDYMDQNPLSGSLYLFCNRQRRILKALYWDRNGFCLWQKRLEKHKFPWPMTQEDARQISTEQLSLLLKGIDFRHEHTALKYSHVS from the coding sequence ATGCTGCTTGATCTGTCAACAATTGAAATCTATGTCCGTCCCGGTCACACCGACATGCGCAAGGCAATAAACGGCCTGACGGTAATGGTGCAGGATTATATGGATCAGAATCCCCTCTCCGGCAGCCTCTACCTGTTTTGTAATCGGCAGCGGCGGATACTCAAAGCCCTCTACTGGGACCGGAACGGTTTTTGTCTCTGGCAGAAAAGATTAGAGAAGCACAAATTCCCCTGGCCCATGACCCAGGAGGATGCGCGACAGATCAGCACCGAACAGTTATCGCTCCTCTTGAAGGGGATTGATTTCCGGCATGAGCATACTGCGTTGAAATATTCGCACGTTTCATAG